One stretch of Heliomicrobium undosum DNA includes these proteins:
- a CDS encoding efflux RND transporter permease subunit, whose product MIEYIVKKRKITLLFFVMITLLGLFSFYGLPKQETPDIVVRTAAVTTIYPGAMPSKVEQAVTRKIEEQIKEIQGLKSITSTSSLGVSSIIIECNDDIEPEGRWEELRKKVKDAEKDLPDDCKQPIVNDDLNRTFIMTFNISADRHEDLYSLRDMIQNWKDQLRTIPHVSNVTVTGLPDEEVRVTVDSQKLRNFGLSWGQVLNAVKQLNEKAPLGDIQGDKRTYELALREVKDVGEFSRSLIARTPEGTPIYLKDIGTVELTTKPVDVYAYHNGRPAISISVSPETGSDIPSVQKNIDKTLDYLKTTLPNWAKIDLVYAQNERIDELFSDLTRETLIAIAAVVLVCTLGLNITTSFVVMMALPISLAVGLIPLGSFGVTLNQISVIALIIVLGILVDDAVVVNDNIERRLAVLGESPTEAAIRGSKEVAISILTATLATICAFAPLALLDGNVGSFIKPIPIIITLAMVASMVMSLSVIPIFREWRETRRQGKGQDNGQSSGQSGQSTSHAETASADDFYRKPAGLLGPQIQRLTAYYAGTLMPKMLRHPLRTGLIGVGVALIGYALIPFTPIQLFPTADRAEMFINVRTPVGTSIAETARTLNEICRWVDEQPGVTMTAGYAGTFAPKMFSGDTGLGNADNIGQIVVKVDKEKLPTSKAVALWEKELSERFPQATVIPKEMEGGPPVGKPIVVRLYGSDVEQLRGLSQQVQNIIKDMPGTFDINDSFGVDKYALNFQVRKDMMDALLVNEGDLSRTIRLVSEGLSVSKYDTGRDLIDITLYSEAKGVDPLTAIHRLTVPNARGEQIPLYQLADVKPGFAISSISHRNLSRVVTVSSDLKDRTATEAIAELKPKLEALQMPDGYRYEIGGETSDQTEVFVDMGKLSVVVVFLIVILIAMQFYSLSIPFLVLSTIFLAFAGSLIGLFITRTPLGFMTMMGAICLAGIVVRNGIILVEFIEEARHGGQELIEAVISAGEARLRPILLTSGTAIAGLLPLAISGDVLFQPMAVTIISGLFFSTMLTLVIVPCFYTVLARVKGRIGKTTSLR is encoded by the coding sequence ATGATCGAATACATCGTCAAAAAACGCAAAATCACCCTGCTCTTTTTCGTCATGATCACCCTGCTCGGGCTCTTCAGCTTCTATGGCTTGCCCAAGCAGGAAACGCCGGACATCGTCGTCCGCACCGCCGCCGTGACGACCATCTACCCCGGCGCCATGCCGTCCAAAGTGGAGCAGGCAGTCACCCGCAAGATCGAGGAGCAGATCAAAGAAATCCAGGGCCTCAAATCGATCACCTCCACCTCCAGCCTGGGCGTCTCGTCGATTATCATCGAGTGCAACGACGACATCGAACCGGAAGGCCGTTGGGAGGAGCTTCGCAAAAAAGTCAAAGATGCGGAAAAGGATCTCCCCGACGACTGTAAACAGCCCATCGTCAACGATGACCTCAACCGCACCTTTATCATGACCTTCAACATCTCCGCCGACCGGCACGAAGACCTCTATTCCCTACGGGACATGATTCAAAACTGGAAAGACCAGTTGCGCACCATCCCCCACGTCTCCAACGTCACCGTCACGGGATTGCCGGACGAGGAAGTCCGGGTGACCGTGGACAGCCAAAAACTGCGGAACTTCGGCCTCTCCTGGGGCCAAGTCTTAAACGCCGTCAAGCAGTTGAACGAAAAAGCCCCCCTCGGCGATATCCAGGGGGATAAGCGCACCTACGAACTGGCCTTGCGGGAGGTCAAGGATGTGGGCGAGTTCAGCCGCTCCCTCATCGCTCGCACGCCCGAGGGAACGCCCATCTACCTCAAAGACATCGGCACGGTCGAACTGACGACCAAACCGGTCGACGTCTACGCCTACCACAACGGTCGCCCGGCCATCAGCATCAGCGTCAGCCCCGAAACGGGCAGCGACATCCCCTCGGTGCAAAAAAACATCGATAAGACCCTGGACTACTTGAAGACGACCCTGCCCAACTGGGCGAAGATCGACCTCGTCTATGCCCAAAACGAGCGGATCGACGAACTCTTCTCCGACCTCACCCGCGAGACGCTCATCGCCATCGCCGCCGTCGTCCTCGTTTGCACCTTGGGCTTAAACATCACCACATCCTTCGTGGTCATGATGGCCCTCCCCATCTCCCTGGCCGTCGGCCTGATTCCCTTGGGGAGCTTCGGCGTGACGTTGAATCAGATCTCGGTCATCGCCCTGATCATCGTCCTGGGCATCCTCGTCGATGACGCCGTCGTCGTCAACGACAACATCGAGCGCCGCCTCGCCGTCCTCGGCGAAAGCCCGACGGAAGCCGCCATCCGGGGCAGCAAGGAAGTCGCCATCTCCATCCTGACGGCCACACTGGCCACCATCTGCGCCTTTGCGCCGCTGGCCCTGCTCGACGGCAACGTCGGTTCCTTCATCAAACCCATCCCCATCATCATCACCCTGGCCATGGTGGCCTCGATGGTCATGTCCCTGTCGGTCATCCCCATCTTCCGGGAGTGGCGGGAAACGCGCCGGCAGGGAAAGGGACAAGACAATGGGCAAAGCAGCGGACAAAGCGGACAAAGCACCAGCCATGCCGAAACCGCATCGGCTGATGATTTTTACCGAAAACCTGCCGGTCTGCTTGGCCCCCAGATCCAGCGGCTCACCGCCTATTACGCCGGGACGTTGATGCCCAAGATGCTTCGTCACCCCTTGCGCACCGGCTTGATCGGCGTCGGTGTCGCCTTGATTGGCTACGCCTTAATCCCCTTTACGCCGATCCAACTGTTCCCCACGGCCGACCGCGCTGAAATGTTCATCAACGTGCGCACCCCCGTCGGCACCAGCATTGCGGAAACGGCTCGCACTCTCAATGAGATCTGCCGCTGGGTCGATGAACAGCCAGGGGTGACCATGACAGCCGGCTATGCAGGAACCTTTGCCCCGAAAATGTTCAGCGGCGATACGGGCTTGGGCAACGCTGACAACATCGGTCAGATCGTCGTCAAAGTGGACAAGGAGAAACTGCCCACATCGAAAGCGGTCGCATTGTGGGAAAAGGAACTGTCCGAGCGTTTCCCTCAAGCGACGGTCATCCCGAAAGAAATGGAAGGCGGCCCGCCGGTGGGCAAACCCATCGTCGTCCGCCTCTACGGGAGCGACGTGGAACAGTTGCGCGGCCTCTCCCAGCAGGTCCAGAACATCATCAAAGATATGCCAGGGACATTCGATATCAATGATTCCTTCGGCGTCGACAAATACGCCCTCAACTTCCAGGTCCGCAAGGACATGATGGATGCCCTCCTGGTGAATGAAGGCGACCTGTCCCGCACCATCCGCCTCGTCAGTGAAGGCCTGTCCGTCAGCAAGTATGACACGGGGCGCGACCTGATCGACATCACGCTGTACAGTGAAGCCAAAGGCGTCGATCCCCTGACAGCCATTCACCGCCTCACCGTCCCGAACGCCCGGGGCGAGCAGATCCCCCTCTACCAATTGGCCGATGTGAAGCCCGGTTTTGCCATCTCTTCCATCTCCCACAGAAACCTCTCCCGCGTCGTCACCGTCTCTTCGGACCTGAAAGACCGGACGGCCACGGAAGCGATCGCCGAACTGAAGCCGAAGCTGGAGGCCCTGCAAATGCCCGACGGTTACCGCTACGAGATCGGCGGCGAGACGTCCGACCAGACCGAAGTCTTCGTCGACATGGGCAAGTTGTCGGTAGTCGTCGTCTTCCTCATCGTCATCCTGATCGCCATGCAGTTCTACTCCCTGTCGATCCCCTTCCTCGTCTTGAGCACCATCTTCCTCGCCTTCGCCGGCAGCCTGATCGGATTGTTCATCACGCGAACGCCCCTCGGCTTCATGACCATGATGGGCGCTATCTGCCTGGCCGGCATCGTCGTCCGAAACGGCATCATCCTCGTCGAGTTCATCGAAGAAGCCCGCCACGGCGGTCAGGAATTGATCGAAGCCGTCATCTCCGCCGGTGAAGCCCGGTTGCGGCCCATCCTGCTCACCTCCGGCACCGCCATCGCCGGCCTGCTCCCCCTGGCCATCTCGGGCGACGTGCTCTTCCAGCCCATGGCGGTGACGATCATCTCGGGGCTGTTCTTCTCCACAATGCTGACGCTCGTGATCGTGCCGTGCTTTTATACGGTGTTAGCCAGGGTGAAGGGGCGGATAGGGAAAACAACCTCATTAAGGTAG